ATTTTTGAAGAATTGAATGTGGCGGGTGGAGAGCCGGAAGTAATTTTCTGCCTCCTTACCCGCCCCACCTCGCCTTCGGCTAACGCCGGCTAGCCCACACCGGCCAGCCTGTTTCATCTTCAGCCTCAGTTTCCACATGATTGCCTACCTCGACGGTAAACTTGCCTATAAAGACCCCACCCAAGCCATTATCGACACCGGCGGCGTGGGCTACGAAGTAAAGATTTCGCTGGCTACCTACTCCAAGCTGCCCGGCGAAAACGACAAGGTGAAGGTGTACACCTACCAGCACATCAAGGAAGACGGCCAGACGCTCTACGGCTTTCTGGACCCCAACGAGAAAGCGTTGTTTCTGCACCTGATAAGCGTATCGGGCATCGGGCCGGGCACGGGCATCAACATGGTGAGCAGCATGGGCGTGGCCGATATTCGCCAAGCCATTGTGAACGAAGATGTGCGCGCTATTCAGAGCATCAAGGGTGTGGGGCCGAAAACTGCCCAACGGGTAATTCTGGACCTGCGCGACAAGCTCCGCAAAGACGAGCTGCTGGCCAAAGCCGGCGTCGATACCGTGCCGCTGGCCCGCCAGCACAATACGCAGCGCCAGGAAGCGTTGCAGGCATTAGTCATGCTGGGCTTTGCCCGGGCGGCTGCTGAGAAAAATCTCGACCAGATTCAGCAAAAGCACGGCCACGACCTGAGTGTGGAAGAACTCATCAAGTTTGCCCTGAAGTCGCATTAATGTGCGTCAGGCCGTTGGGGCAACTGCTGGCGCTTGCGCGTGCAACGAAATGGGTTCGTGCTTTATCCTCGTTTAAATCCGGCTCCGCTTTGTCGCGACGGCCGCACCTGCCATCTGCTTGAAGTCTCTACTGTCTGCTGGTTCTAAACTCGCTACTCCCGGCGCGCTGTTGACAGCGGCCGTCGTCTCGTCGGTGCTATTAGCAGCGGCGTGGGCGCCGGCCGGCGCGGCGGGCCGCCGCTACCCGGTGGCGTGGTCTACGTGGGTGAGCCGGCTAGGGTTGCCCCTGCAGGGCGTGCCCGGCCAAACTGCCCCCGGCGATACGGGCCGCTACCAGCCCAGCCGCCGGCCGCGGGTGCGCACCGTGCGCGACCGGGCGGGCAGCCGCTTTTCGCCGCGCGGGCGGCGCTCGCCGCTCATTTTGCCGCTGCCCAAGAACGTGCAGTTGAAAGTGACGCCCACCGGCGATAGCCTCAAGAGCTACGACGTGCGCGAAACCGTGGGCTCGCAGATTGACTACCGTGACCCCACGCTTATTTCGCAGGCAGAGCTGCTCAAGTTTCAGGAGCGGCAGGCCATCAACGACTACTACCGCCAGAAGGCGATGGGCGGCGTGGCCGGGGCACCGGCCGCGCCGGGCTCGCCCCAGGCCCAGCGCCTGATTCCCAAAATCTACCTCGGCCCGATTGCTGACCGCATTTTTGGCGGCTCGTACATCGATATTCGGCCGGCGGGCTCGCTCACGCTCAAGGCGGGGGCCAAGTTCAACGTGAACCGCAACCCGGCCCTGACGCTACGCCAGCAGAGCGTGGGTGACTTCATATTTGAGCAAAACATGAACCTGAGCTTGAGCGGCCAGGTCGGCACCAAGCTCAAGCTCACGTTCAACTACGACACCAAGGCCGCATTCGACTTCGACAACCAGATGAAGTTCGACTACGCCGGGCAGCCCACCGACATCCTGCGCAAACTGGACCTGGGCAACGTGAGCATGCCCCTGAACAACTCGCTGATAACGGGCGGCTCCAACCTGTTTGGTATCAAGACCCAACTGCAATTTGGCCGGCTAGGGGTGACGGCGGTGGCGGCTACGCTGCGCGGCTCGCAGGACGAGGTGCGCGTGCAAAACGGCGCCCAGAGCCGCACGTTCGAGCTCAAGGCTAGCCAGTATGAGAAGGACCGGCACTACTTCCTGAGCCAGTTTTTTCGCGACCGCTACGACCAGGCTTTGCAGGGCCTGCCTACGGTGAAGAGCGGCTTCGAAATCCGGCGCCTCGAAGTGTGGGTGACCAATGATAACCGCACCACCGACAACCTGCGCAACGTGGTGGCCCTGCAAGACCTGGCCGAACCGCGCCGCGAGCGCATCTACCGCCCGCAGTTTTACAACCAGGCTAGCCAGGCCACGGCCGCTACGCCGCCCCGCAACCCGGCCAACAACCTCTTCCCTACCCTGACGCAGGGCGGCGCCTCGGCCCGCGACAACTTGCAGGCCGAAACTTTTTTGGGTAGCCTGGGGCTCGTAAAAAGCCTCGACTACGAGCGCCTGCGCGCCCGCAAGCTCCAGCCCAATGAGTACACGTTCAACGCCCAGCTAGGCTACGTGAACCTGAATACCGCCCTGCTGCCCGACCAGGTGCTGGCCGTGAGCTACGAGTATCTCTACAACGGCAAGCCGTACACGGTGGGCGAAACCCAGACCGAGTACAGCCAGGCCCAGGCCGACCAGGTTATCTTCCTGAAGATGCTGAAGGCCACCAACCCCGGCGTGGGCACGGCCGACCCGGCCGTGAACCCGGCCAACCCGAACCTGCGGACCCACAACACGCCAACCTGGGATTTGATGATGAAAAACATCTATCCCCTGAACACCTCGCAGATAAACCGCGACAACTTCCAGCTCCAGATTATTTATAAAGACGACATCACGGGTGTTGATTTGATTTCGCTGAAGGAAGGGGCACGAATTCAGAATATTCCGCTGATTCAGGTGCTGGGGCTAGACCGGGTGAATGCCAACAACGACCGCAACCCCGACGGCAACTTCGACTTTTTCCCCGGCATCACCATTGACCCGGACCTGGGCAAGATTATTTTCCCGAGCGTGCAGCCGTTTGGCTCGTACCTGAAGGCGCAGTTTGACACCCTGAACGCCGACCCGACTATTGCGGCGCTGGAGCGCCAGCGCGCCCAGAAGTACGTATACCAGGCACTCTACAACCAGACGCAGAGCGATGCGCAGCAGCAGCAAACCAAGGACAAGTTTGTGCTGCGCGGGCGCTACCAGGGCGTGAGCACCGACGAGATTAGCTTGCCTGGCATCGGGGTGGCGCAGGGCTCGGTGAAAGTGTACGCGGGCAGCACGCTGCTGACCGAAGGCGTCGATTACCAAGTTTTCTACGACCAGGCGAAGGTCAAGATTCTTAACCCTGCTTACCTCAACTCGGCCAACGAGCTGCGGGTGCAATTTGAGAAAAACGCCTTGGTACAGGTGCAGCCGCGCAAGCTGCTGGGCACCCGCCTCGACTACGCGCTCAGCAAGGATGTGCTGATTGGGGCCACGGCCATGCACATCCTGGAAAACCAGGCGCCGGGCATCAACCGCGTGAACATCGGCGACGAGCCGGCCAACAATACCATTCTGGGCGCCGACGTGAGCCTGCGCAAAGACAGCCGCGTGCTCACCAAGCTCGTGGACCGCCTGCCGTTCGTTTCGACCAAGGAAACCTCGACGGTAGCCTTTACGGGCGAAGTAGCCAAGCTCATTGCCGGGCAGTCGAAGCTGGGCAACGGCGAAAACGGCGTGAGCTACCTCGACGACTTCGAGAATGCCCGCACACCCTACACGCTGGGGGGGTAGCTGCCATTCCGGCCTGGCGCCTGGCGGCCACGCCCGCACCCTTCGCGGGCAGTGGCACCGATGGGCTAGCCAATGGCTACCAGCGCGCCAAGCTGGCCTGGTATACCATCGACCAGAGCTACTACACCAACGGCCCCAACGTGCCGGCCGGCATTTCGGCCAAAACCCTGGCCAACCACTATACCCGGGGTATTCCGCGCAACGAGGTGTTTCCGAACAAGGACCTGGGCGCCACGGGCAACGGCTACGAGTACACCTTTGATATGGCGTACTTCCCCAACGAGCGCGGGCCATACAACTACACGCCCAACTTGGACCCCACCGACCCCAATGGGCGGCGTTTTGCCGGCTCGCCTTTGCAGGGCCGCAACCGCTTTGGGGGCATCTCACGGGGCGTGACATTTGATACGGACTTTGACAACGCGAACGTCGAGTACCTGGAGTTCTGGCTGATGGACCCCTTTTTGAAGGCCGGCGACCGGAGCGTTATTGACTCGAACGACCCCAGCAGCCCCGCCGTAAACGCGGGCGATAATACTACGGGGGGCGACCTGGTGCTGAACCTGGGCAACATCAGCGAGGACGTGCTGCGCGACCAGGGCCAGCACGAGTTCGAAAACGGCCTGCCGGTGCCGGGCGACCCGCCGAATACAACCTCGCCCACGCCCTTCGGCCGCGTTACCAATCAGCAGTTTTTGCTCGATGCCTTTAACGCTACGCCCGGCGCGCGGGCTAGCCAGGACATCGGCCTCGATGGCATCGCTGACGCCGATGAGCAGGCAAAGTTCCGCGCCATTCCGGGCTACGGCGCGCTGGCTGACCCCTCAAACGACGACTTCCGCCACCACCTCGACCCTAGCTACGACGCGAACAATACCCAGATACTGGGCCGCTACAAAAACTACGATAACTACGAGGGCAACTCGCCCGAAAACTCGCAGCTCAGCTCTTCAGCTTATCCCGACAAGGAAGACCTGAACCGCGACAACATTATCCAGACCACCGAGCAGTACTACGAATACCCCATTCACCTAACGCCCAACCAGATGGTGGTGGGCCAGAACTACATCACCGATAAGGTGACGAATACGATTACGGCCACGGGCGCGGGTAGCGGCGACCAGGTGACGTGGTACCAGTTCCGCATTCCTATCCGGCAGCCGCAGCGCGTGGAAGGCAACGGCGGCCAGCCGTTTGGCTTCAAGAACATCCGCTTCATGCGCCTGTACCTGACCAAGTGGGAGCAGCCGGTGGTGCTGCGCATGGTGCAGCCGCAGTTTGTGGCCAACCAGTGGCGCCAGTACGCCAGCGTTATCTCCGACCCCAAAACCCAGGTGCCGGGCATTGGCACGGCTACTGATGCCGACGCGTTTAGCATCTCGACGGTGAGCGTGGAGGAAAACGGGCCGTCGGCGGCCAGCGCCACGGCTCCCGGCACTCCGCCCACCGGCGCCATCCCGTACATCGTGCCGCCGAATATCACCCGCGATGTAGAGTACGGTTCAACGGCCGTGGCGCGCCGGCAGAACGAGCAGAGCCTGCGCCTGAGTATCACCCGGCTGCGCGACGGCTACGCCAAGGGCGCTTACAAAAACCTTACGACCAACCTGCTGCGCTACAAGCGCCTGCGCATGTATTTCCACGCCGAGGCCAACAGCACCACCAAGCTGGCCGACGGCGACGTGCGGGCGTTTATCCGCATCGGTACCGACTACAGCCAGAACTACTACGAGTACTCGCTGCCGATGAAAGTGACCCAGGCTGGGGCTACGCAGCAGACCGATGTGTGGCCCGAGGTCAACAACGTGGATGTGGCCCTGCAATCCTTTATTGATGCAAAAGCCGCCCGCAACCTGGCGCTTGCCAACGGCGTGCCGGGCGTGAGCTACACTATTCCGTATCGGTACAAGCCTTCGCCGCTCGACAGCGCCGTTATCTACATCATGGGCAACCCCGATTTTTCGCAGGTGCAGGGCTGCATGATAGGCGTGCTGAACCCGGCCGCGACCAGGCCCGGCGACGATGCCAGCGACAAGAGCGTGACGCTGTGGGCCGACGAGTTCCGGGTGTTCGACTTCGACAACCAGGGCGGCTGGGCCGCCAATGCCCGCCTGAACGTGAAGCTGGCCGACCTGGCCAACATCACGGCCACCGGCTCGTTTATCGGCGTGGGCTTTGGGGGCTTGCAGGATAAGGCGCAGCAGCGCTCGACCAGCGACGTGCTGCGCGGCGACCTCAACGCCACCGTGGCGGCCGAAAAATTCTTGCCGCCGCAGCTGCGCCTGCGAGTGCCGGTGCTGGTGCAGGCCGGCCGCCAGACCATCACGCCCCAGTACGACCCGCTCGACCCCGATACCAAGCTGGAGCAGAGCCTGTTGAAATTTAAGAACAGCGCCGACGCCACTGCTTATAAGAGCCTGGTGGTGGACCGCACCACCACCCGCAGCATCTCGGTGCTGAACGTGCGTAAGGAGCGCGCCCCTACCCAGACCAAGACCCACCCCTGGGACATCGAGAACGTGGCCGTGAGCTACGCCATTACCGAGCGCCTGCACACCGACATCAACACCCAGCGCGACTACACGCAGTCGTACACCGCCGCGCTGGCCTACATCTACCAGACTACCCCGCGCAACTACACGCCGCTCGCCAGCTTTAAGGTGTTGGATAACCCCTACCTGAAGATTTTTCAGCAGGTCAATTTCACGCCGCTGCCCTCGCGCTTCTCGTTCCGCACCGACCTGGATAGGCGTTACAATGAGCGCTTTTTGCAGCGCGTAACCGAGCCGGGCCAGCTGCCCACCACGGCGGGCATTGCGGGCGTATTTTACAAGTCGTTCTACATCAACCGGATTTATGACATGAGCTGGGCGCTGACCAAGGCGCTCATTCTTGACTACACGGCCACCAACCGGGGCGTGATTGACGAGGGCGCGGGCCAGAGCATCGGCGACAGCCAAACGGCCCTGGACAACCGCGCCACGCAGTGGAATAACCTTAAGCGCGGCGGCCGCACCACTAACTTCAACCAGAACATCGCCCTTACCTACCGCCTGCCGCTCGATAAATTTCCGCTCACCGACTGGATTTCGGCCGACACGCGCTACACGGCGCACTATACCTG
The genomic region above belongs to Hymenobacter sp. BRD128 and contains:
- the ruvA gene encoding Holliday junction branch migration protein RuvA; translation: MIAYLDGKLAYKDPTQAIIDTGGVGYEVKISLATYSKLPGENDKVKVYTYQHIKEDGQTLYGFLDPNEKALFLHLISVSGIGPGTGINMVSSMGVADIRQAIVNEDVRAIQSIKGVGPKTAQRVILDLRDKLRKDELLAKAGVDTVPLARQHNTQRQEALQALVMLGFARAAAEKNLDQIQQKHGHDLSVEELIKFALKSH
- the sprA gene encoding cell surface protein SprA is translated as MKSLLSAGSKLATPGALLTAAVVSSVLLAAAWAPAGAAGRRYPVAWSTWVSRLGLPLQGVPGQTAPGDTGRYQPSRRPRVRTVRDRAGSRFSPRGRRSPLILPLPKNVQLKVTPTGDSLKSYDVRETVGSQIDYRDPTLISQAELLKFQERQAINDYYRQKAMGGVAGAPAAPGSPQAQRLIPKIYLGPIADRIFGGSYIDIRPAGSLTLKAGAKFNVNRNPALTLRQQSVGDFIFEQNMNLSLSGQVGTKLKLTFNYDTKAAFDFDNQMKFDYAGQPTDILRKLDLGNVSMPLNNSLITGGSNLFGIKTQLQFGRLGVTAVAATLRGSQDEVRVQNGAQSRTFELKASQYEKDRHYFLSQFFRDRYDQALQGLPTVKSGFEIRRLEVWVTNDNRTTDNLRNVVALQDLAEPRRERIYRPQFYNQASQATAATPPRNPANNLFPTLTQGGASARDNLQAETFLGSLGLVKSLDYERLRARKLQPNEYTFNAQLGYVNLNTALLPDQVLAVSYEYLYNGKPYTVGETQTEYSQAQADQVIFLKMLKATNPGVGTADPAVNPANPNLRTHNTPTWDLMMKNIYPLNTSQINRDNFQLQIIYKDDITGVDLISLKEGARIQNIPLIQVLGLDRVNANNDRNPDGNFDFFPGITIDPDLGKIIFPSVQPFGSYLKAQFDTLNADPTIAALERQRAQKYVYQALYNQTQSDAQQQQTKDKFVLRGRYQGVSTDEISLPGIGVAQGSVKVYAGSTLLTEGVDYQVFYDQAKVKILNPAYLNSANELRVQFEKNALVQVQPRKLLGTRLDYALSKDVLIGATAMHILENQAPGINRVNIGDEPANNTILGADVSLRKDSRVLTKLVDRLPFVSTKETSTVAFTGEVAKLIAGQSKLGNGENGVSYLDDFENARTPYTLGG
- the sprA gene encoding cell surface protein SprA, giving the protein MAATPAPFAGSGTDGLANGYQRAKLAWYTIDQSYYTNGPNVPAGISAKTLANHYTRGIPRNEVFPNKDLGATGNGYEYTFDMAYFPNERGPYNYTPNLDPTDPNGRRFAGSPLQGRNRFGGISRGVTFDTDFDNANVEYLEFWLMDPFLKAGDRSVIDSNDPSSPAVNAGDNTTGGDLVLNLGNISEDVLRDQGQHEFENGLPVPGDPPNTTSPTPFGRVTNQQFLLDAFNATPGARASQDIGLDGIADADEQAKFRAIPGYGALADPSNDDFRHHLDPSYDANNTQILGRYKNYDNYEGNSPENSQLSSSAYPDKEDLNRDNIIQTTEQYYEYPIHLTPNQMVVGQNYITDKVTNTITATGAGSGDQVTWYQFRIPIRQPQRVEGNGGQPFGFKNIRFMRLYLTKWEQPVVLRMVQPQFVANQWRQYASVISDPKTQVPGIGTATDADAFSISTVSVEENGPSAASATAPGTPPTGAIPYIVPPNITRDVEYGSTAVARRQNEQSLRLSITRLRDGYAKGAYKNLTTNLLRYKRLRMYFHAEANSTTKLADGDVRAFIRIGTDYSQNYYEYSLPMKVTQAGATQQTDVWPEVNNVDVALQSFIDAKAARNLALANGVPGVSYTIPYRYKPSPLDSAVIYIMGNPDFSQVQGCMIGVLNPAATRPGDDASDKSVTLWADEFRVFDFDNQGGWAANARLNVKLADLANITATGSFIGVGFGGLQDKAQQRSTSDVLRGDLNATVAAEKFLPPQLRLRVPVLVQAGRQTITPQYDPLDPDTKLEQSLLKFKNSADATAYKSLVVDRTTTRSISVLNVRKERAPTQTKTHPWDIENVAVSYAITERLHTDINTQRDYTQSYTAALAYIYQTTPRNYTPLASFKVLDNPYLKIFQQVNFTPLPSRFSFRTDLDRRYNERFLQRVTEPGQLPTTAGIAGVFYKSFYINRIYDMSWALTKALILDYTATNRGVIDEGAGQSIGDSQTALDNRATQWNNLKRGGRTTNFNQNIALTYRLPLDKFPLTDWISADTRYTAHYTWQAASTALRVLANPLVVGDTSTTTIGNTIQNNRELSANGKIDLVKLYNKVRFLNIINNAQPANPPRPALPDPNNPNAPATRPTPTAPDTARKDPLRFVKAVLRAVMTARSINFTYSQSSGTLLPGYMPATRFFGLDNRTPLGGLAPGVPFILGQQYTTSELYNLANANNWYTTQSQYLNTPLSNILTENLTARTALEPFRGFNIQLDLVRQKVRNNEAYYRKDIDTANAAYLANGTLNPYRDNRLAPVQALGTGSYTVSTITVQTLFGDLGANGETSKAFARFVTNRAIVQQRLQAANPSGTRDVTTTTGGVSTTTRLANGLYGYNSQDVLLQSFLDAYHGKSSDGYTAKEFNPFSVIPLPNWNIQYNGLADLPGIRNVFRSFSLNHVYSSKYNMGGYTTSTIYPSEPEFGPGGNGRVPFAVNATGQYVPYYVIGQVSIIESMAPLLGVRFQTVNNVTGNVQYNTARAVALNITNAQITELHTTELVIGVGYAATGFKLPFRVGGEQRVLKNTLNVRLNMSIRDNATIQRSILGSVDPIPATTGSGTVLGSPAVVGDPGTPTSQITNGSLQVQLSPTVDYLLNARLNLQFYFTQNITQPRVSNAFRNATTEGGLQLRYSLQ